A window of the Virgibacillus pantothenticus genome harbors these coding sequences:
- a CDS encoding DUF3923 family protein: protein MKKRWIFWWIGNIFWIIIFVVGASIIWLRKVDGAGVTQTPELKLVALIVLLIGFILPIIIQVIWLIVNLIISSNK from the coding sequence GTGAAAAAACGATGGATCTTTTGGTGGATCGGTAACATATTTTGGATTATCATTTTTGTAGTTGGGGCGTCTATTATTTGGTTAAGAAAGGTTGATGGCGCAGGTGTTACGCAAACACCTGAGCTTAAATTAGTGGCATTAATAGTTTTATTGATTGGATTTATACTTCCCATCATTATTCAAGTTATATGGCTAATTGTTAATTTGATCATTAGCAGTAATAAATAA
- a CDS encoding sensor histidine kinase, translating to MIFASHSSVASTFMNYGKEQLYDGLYELQQGYRSYTYRQPVFIQDEIVGFFDIQIPREQWVKGVANRAILIGGGLIIMFVLVYAMVIILLNKKLLRPLHMLMHDMNKFAAEETVEERSTKPDEMGILTKQFYAMRRQINMARDTAKQEQQAKEFIVASVSHDLKTPLTSIKAYAESLVYEKNIEANEQQEYLHIIMEKTDFLKAMLDDLLTYTMLHSAEHSMDFVSVEGEEFFDMLISDYEALCKQKGVVLHVDLQITGEYKVDPNQMIRVMDNLVSNAISHTAPNGRIWLGAMSDDLPDWTYSFVQESLDCRKKEQGALLIVQNEGKGIDAELLPHVFEPFYQKNEARNKSELQKTGLGLSIAKQIIEKHGGWITIFSQENVGTCVVCMLPKTKER from the coding sequence GTGATCTTTGCTTCTCATTCATCTGTTGCCTCAACATTTATGAATTATGGGAAAGAACAGCTATATGACGGACTGTATGAACTACAACAAGGTTATCGATCTTATACGTACCGCCAGCCTGTCTTTATCCAAGATGAGATCGTTGGTTTTTTTGATATACAAATTCCAAGAGAACAATGGGTGAAAGGTGTAGCTAATCGCGCTATTTTAATTGGTGGCGGATTAATTATTATGTTTGTACTCGTTTATGCTATGGTTATTATCCTACTAAATAAAAAATTGCTTCGACCCCTACATATGCTTATGCATGATATGAATAAATTTGCAGCTGAGGAAACTGTAGAGGAGAGGTCGACGAAACCAGATGAAATGGGGATATTAACAAAGCAGTTCTATGCAATGAGAAGACAGATAAATATGGCTCGGGATACGGCAAAACAGGAACAACAAGCGAAAGAATTTATAGTTGCAAGTGTATCTCATGATTTGAAAACACCATTGACGTCGATTAAGGCATATGCTGAGTCATTAGTGTACGAAAAGAATATTGAAGCCAATGAACAACAAGAGTATTTACATATCATTATGGAAAAAACAGATTTTCTAAAAGCGATGCTAGACGATTTGCTAACATATACGATGTTACATTCTGCGGAGCATAGCATGGATTTTGTTTCGGTAGAAGGTGAAGAGTTTTTTGACATGTTGATCTCAGACTATGAAGCACTTTGCAAACAAAAAGGGGTTGTTTTGCACGTCGATTTGCAAATAACAGGAGAGTACAAAGTAGATCCAAATCAAATGATCCGTGTCATGGATAATTTAGTAAGCAATGCAATTTCTCACACTGCTCCAAATGGGCGAATTTGGCTGGGAGCCATGTCAGATGATTTACCAGATTGGACATATTCATTTGTTCAAGAAAGTCTGGACTGCCGGAAAAAGGAGCAAGGTGCTTTATTAATCGTACAAAATGAAGGAAAGGGAATAGATGCAGAGCTATTGCCGCATGTATTTGAACCATTTTATCAAAAAAATGAGGCTCGCAATAAAAGTGAGTTGCAAAAAACGGGATTAGGATTAAGCATCGCTAAGCAAATTATAGAAAAGCATGGAGGATGGATAACCATCTTCTCTCAAGAAAATGTGGGTACTTGCGTTGTTTGTATGTTACCAAAAACCAAAGAAAGGTGA
- a CDS encoding alpha/beta hydrolase family protein, with protein MEQSLLKEYLQMQHAYEPIVIPGQQDEITFLTKKTGLPQVWKLNLVTTELEQFTDLPDRVLSVFHSPTGQQTIVGMDEHGNEKQQFYLMDSGRRNVQELVVSKQHFHYFGGWSPDGKQIAFSSNRRSPGIFDVFVLDLRTKKQKVVFESDGNCKSIFWSKDGSQLLIRIPETNIEDRLFLLDIATGSTVRLGDDSLARFKEVELTANGKEGFVLTDIQRDTLAIYQFSLNQPAILTEVLSDDNWDIEELKLSPNQRQLAFTVNEGGRSKLGVYHLDVKTYDYIETLPKGVYNSVSWVNDQELILHIKSAVLPGDIWQLHLGTGSCTRLTHIGHSEITKYLIEPNLFTYPSFDGLNVPYFFYGDVKQSQPAVIYVHGGPEYQIRDEFNPVIQYLAANGFAVAVPNVRGSMGYGRTYSKLDDQRKRMNAVADLKWLVEDLVQNRGVNRDQIGIMGRSYGGFMVLAAITHYPDLWAAAVDIVGISHFKTFLENTGPWRRKLREYEYGSLKEDVDFFEEIAPLRHTANIQAPLLIFHGRNDTRVPVSEAEQLASDLQKQGKNVELLIFEDEGHQTEKMTNHITMNKLIIAFMQKHLAQK; from the coding sequence ATGGAGCAATCTTTACTTAAAGAATACTTGCAAATGCAACACGCTTATGAACCAATTGTTATTCCAGGTCAGCAAGATGAGATAACGTTTTTAACGAAGAAAACGGGGCTACCGCAAGTATGGAAATTGAATTTAGTAACAACTGAGTTAGAGCAATTTACAGATTTGCCTGATCGAGTACTTTCTGTCTTTCACTCCCCGACAGGACAGCAAACCATCGTCGGGATGGATGAACACGGTAATGAGAAACAACAATTTTATCTAATGGACAGTGGTAGAAGAAATGTTCAAGAATTAGTAGTTTCTAAGCAGCATTTCCACTATTTTGGGGGCTGGTCACCCGATGGAAAGCAAATTGCATTTTCTAGCAATAGACGGTCCCCTGGTATTTTCGATGTTTTCGTATTAGATCTAAGGACCAAGAAACAGAAGGTCGTTTTTGAATCGGATGGAAATTGTAAATCTATTTTCTGGTCAAAGGATGGTAGCCAATTGTTAATTCGGATACCAGAAACTAACATTGAAGATAGGTTGTTTTTGTTGGATATAGCAACTGGTAGCACAGTTAGACTAGGAGATGATTCTTTAGCAAGATTTAAGGAGGTAGAGTTAACTGCTAATGGTAAAGAAGGGTTTGTCCTCACAGATATTCAACGAGATACGTTAGCAATTTATCAATTTTCCTTAAATCAACCAGCTATTTTAACAGAAGTATTATCTGATGATAATTGGGATATAGAAGAACTGAAGTTATCACCAAATCAAAGGCAACTAGCTTTTACCGTAAATGAAGGTGGAAGATCGAAGTTGGGAGTATACCATTTGGATGTTAAAACATATGACTATATAGAGACATTACCAAAAGGTGTTTATAACTCGGTGAGTTGGGTGAACGATCAAGAGTTAATATTGCATATAAAAAGCGCAGTATTACCTGGTGATATTTGGCAGCTGCATTTAGGAACGGGGAGTTGCACAAGATTAACGCATATTGGTCATTCGGAGATCACCAAATATTTGATAGAACCGAATTTATTTACTTATCCATCCTTTGATGGGTTAAACGTTCCTTACTTCTTTTACGGAGATGTAAAGCAATCACAACCAGCAGTGATTTATGTTCACGGAGGTCCGGAGTACCAGATTCGCGATGAATTTAATCCAGTCATTCAATATTTAGCAGCAAATGGGTTTGCGGTGGCAGTTCCGAATGTGCGAGGCAGTATGGGATATGGAAGAACGTATTCAAAATTGGATGATCAAAGAAAACGAATGAATGCAGTCGCAGATCTCAAATGGTTAGTAGAAGACCTTGTTCAGAATAGAGGTGTAAATCGTGACCAAATAGGAATTATGGGGCGAAGTTATGGAGGATTTATGGTTTTAGCTGCGATTACCCACTATCCTGATTTATGGGCAGCAGCAGTTGACATTGTCGGAATATCTCACTTCAAAACATTTTTAGAAAACACGGGTCCGTGGCGTCGCAAATTAAGAGAGTATGAATATGGCTCTTTAAAAGAGGATGTCGATTTCTTTGAGGAAATTGCACCACTTCGCCATACAGCAAATATACAAGCACCATTGCTTATTTTTCATGGCCGAAATGATACGCGTGTACCAGTTTCAGAAGCGGAACAATTGGCAAGCGATTTACAAAAGCAAGGAAAAAATGTGGAACTGCTCATTTTTGAAGATGAAGGGCATCAAACAGAAAAAATGACAAACCACATCACTATGAATAAATTAATTATTGCATTTATGCAAAAGCATCTAGCGCAAAAGTAA
- a CDS encoding response regulator transcription factor, with product MQGNILLVEDDLEIARIIRDMLIRNDYKVTWATTGLEGWEDFQSATYDLVLVDVMLPEMDGLSLCKNIRLKSDIPMIIISARKADEDKVKGLGLGADDYIAKPFSMLELKARVESHLRRWRRYQGIPEKANQTAYRHGLMVDWDEQQIFLHSRRVTLTGKEFDLLAILAQHPERTFSKHELYEHVWKQVETDEVHTVTVHIKSLRKKLHDSVKTPRYIQTVWGKGYRFIGE from the coding sequence ATGCAAGGAAACATTTTACTTGTTGAAGATGATTTGGAAATTGCGCGGATCATTAGAGATATGCTTATCCGTAATGATTACAAGGTAACCTGGGCTACTACGGGGCTAGAAGGATGGGAAGATTTTCAATCTGCGACCTATGATCTGGTTCTCGTAGATGTCATGCTTCCGGAAATGGATGGGCTTTCGCTATGTAAAAATATTCGGTTGAAAAGTGATATTCCGATGATTATCATTAGTGCGAGAAAAGCGGATGAAGATAAAGTAAAAGGCTTAGGTTTGGGTGCAGATGATTATATAGCAAAACCATTTAGTATGCTGGAATTAAAAGCTAGGGTTGAATCCCATTTACGACGCTGGCGAAGATATCAAGGCATTCCAGAAAAAGCAAATCAAACAGCATATCGACATGGGCTCATGGTGGATTGGGATGAGCAGCAAATTTTTCTGCATAGTAGGAGAGTAACTTTAACAGGGAAAGAATTTGACTTGCTTGCTATTTTAGCACAACACCCAGAACGAACTTTTTCCAAGCATGAGCTATATGAACATGTTTGGAAGCAGGTGGAAACAGATGAAGTACATACGGTTACGGTACATATCAAATCATTAAGAAAGAAACTTCATGACTCTGTAAAGACTCCTAGATATATTCAAACAGTTTGGGGTAAAGGGTATCGATTTATTGGTGAATGA
- a CDS encoding M4 family metallopeptidase, producing the protein MQKKWLKKVGVASMTTVLVLGSSQMVNAEESGEWKLKEDVETLWEENKQEEVPSFINGKLSDQRITSEKDVAKFFQANQAVFKLNPETELKFLEADVDNVGMTHYKYQPKIQNIPIDNSKVVVHVNQHNKIAAINGEFHPKAPAKLKEERKLTKKEAVSKAWQHIDVKRSEADQKIQSLTGEVFNSLEENAQLVVFQNNDNYTLAYRVELQFAQPSPANWQIWLNAENGETLKASNQVKEAAKTGTGVGTLGDTKDLNTFLHQNSYYLYDTTKEMDGVIETFDNQGGSQYQLPGIYVTDSDNQFMSESQKAAVDAHYYASEVFDYYYDTFDRVSYDNNGASIRSSVNFGNDYNNAAWVGNQMIYGNGDGDTFTYLSGAKDIVAHELTHAVIQETADLVYENQPGALNESFADVFGYFVDEEDWLLGEDVFTPGTEGDALRSLADPTAYNQPDHMDDYQNLPNTSEGDWGGVHINSGIANKAAYHTIEAIGANKAEQIYYRALTVYLTPNSSFLDARQALIQSARDLYDKETTNAIAEAWKQVGVQ; encoded by the coding sequence GTGCAAAAAAAATGGCTAAAAAAAGTTGGCGTTGCTTCTATGACGACAGTTCTAGTCCTTGGTAGTAGTCAAATGGTAAATGCTGAAGAAAGTGGAGAATGGAAACTTAAAGAAGATGTTGAAACGTTGTGGGAAGAAAATAAACAAGAAGAGGTACCTTCATTTATTAATGGAAAACTTTCCGATCAAAGAATCACCAGCGAAAAGGATGTAGCAAAGTTTTTTCAAGCTAATCAAGCTGTTTTTAAATTAAACCCTGAAACAGAGCTGAAATTTTTAGAAGCAGATGTAGACAATGTTGGAATGACACATTATAAGTACCAACCAAAAATTCAAAATATTCCTATAGATAATTCCAAAGTAGTCGTTCATGTTAATCAACATAATAAAATAGCTGCAATAAATGGCGAGTTTCATCCGAAAGCTCCAGCTAAACTAAAAGAAGAACGTAAATTAACAAAAAAGGAAGCTGTTAGTAAAGCTTGGCAACATATTGACGTAAAACGAAGCGAAGCAGACCAAAAGATACAGTCATTAACTGGTGAAGTTTTTAACTCCCTCGAAGAAAATGCTCAGTTAGTAGTTTTCCAAAATAACGACAATTACACATTAGCCTATCGAGTTGAACTGCAATTTGCACAGCCTTCTCCAGCAAACTGGCAAATCTGGTTGAATGCAGAAAATGGAGAAACTCTCAAAGCCTCTAATCAAGTGAAGGAGGCAGCAAAGACTGGAACTGGAGTAGGTACGCTAGGTGATACAAAAGATTTAAATACGTTCTTACACCAAAATAGCTACTACCTATATGATACGACTAAGGAAATGGACGGGGTGATTGAAACATTCGATAACCAAGGCGGTAGTCAATATCAGCTGCCAGGCATTTATGTGACAGATAGTGATAATCAGTTTATGAGTGAATCGCAAAAAGCTGCTGTCGATGCCCATTATTATGCTAGTGAAGTATTTGATTATTATTATGACACCTTTGATCGCGTAAGCTATGATAATAATGGAGCTTCCATCCGCTCATCTGTCAATTTCGGAAATGATTATAATAACGCAGCTTGGGTCGGTAATCAAATGATCTATGGCAACGGTGATGGTGATACATTCACTTACCTATCAGGAGCAAAAGACATTGTTGCTCATGAATTAACACATGCTGTGATTCAGGAAACAGCCGATCTCGTATATGAAAATCAACCCGGTGCTTTAAATGAGTCTTTTGCAGATGTTTTCGGCTATTTCGTTGATGAAGAGGATTGGTTACTAGGCGAGGATGTATTTACTCCAGGTACAGAAGGAGACGCACTTCGTAGCTTAGCGGACCCTACTGCTTACAATCAACCAGATCATATGGATGATTATCAAAATCTACCAAATACAAGCGAAGGAGATTGGGGTGGCGTTCATATTAATAGCGGGATTGCTAACAAAGCAGCCTACCATACGATTGAAGCAATTGGCGCAAATAAAGCCGAACAAATCTACTACCGAGCATTAACTGTTTATTTAACTCCGAACAGTAGTTTTCTAGATGCACGTCAAGCTCTCATTCAATCAGCACGCGATTTATACGATAAAGAAACTACAAATGCGATTGCTGAAGCATGGAAGCAAGTTGGCGTTCAATAA
- the fdhA gene encoding formaldehyde dehydrogenase, glutathione-independent codes for MAENRGVVYVGAGKVEVQDIRYPDLVLRDGPGVNPLNVGRKCHHGVVVKVVTTNICGSDQHMVRGRTTAPSGLVLGHEITGEVVEVGRDVEFIHEGDLVSVPFNIACGRCRNCKQQDTHICENVNPDRPGSAYGYVDMGGWIGGQSEYVMVPYADFQLLKFPDKDQAMEKILDLTMLSDIFPTGYHGAVSAGVKTGSTVYVAGAGPVGLAAAHSAQLLGASVVIVGDLIEERLAQARSFGCETINLRDHINIGEQMEQIIGIPEVDCAIDAVGFEASGHGEGASEAPATVLNTIMAITRAGGKLGIPGLYVTGDPGGIDQDAKEGTLKIRFGLGFAKAHTFVTGQTPVMKYHHDLMMAILSGKAQIAKAVNATLISLDEAPAGYEAFDGGASKKFVIDPHGMAKA; via the coding sequence GTGGCTGAGAACAGGGGTGTCGTTTATGTAGGTGCTGGAAAGGTCGAGGTGCAGGATATTCGTTATCCGGATTTAGTATTACGGGATGGACCGGGAGTAAATCCACTAAATGTAGGGCGAAAATGTCATCATGGCGTGGTTGTTAAAGTGGTAACGACAAATATTTGTGGTAGTGATCAGCATATGGTCCGTGGCAGAACGACGGCTCCAAGCGGTTTGGTGCTTGGTCATGAAATAACTGGGGAAGTTGTTGAAGTAGGGCGCGATGTGGAATTTATCCATGAAGGAGACTTGGTATCTGTGCCCTTTAACATTGCCTGTGGACGTTGCAGAAATTGTAAACAACAAGACACCCATATCTGTGAGAACGTGAATCCAGATAGACCAGGATCTGCCTATGGTTATGTGGACATGGGTGGTTGGATTGGTGGTCAGTCGGAATATGTAATGGTTCCATATGCCGATTTTCAACTATTAAAATTTCCTGACAAAGACCAAGCGATGGAGAAAATCCTTGACTTAACGATGTTATCTGATATTTTCCCTACTGGATATCATGGTGCAGTAAGTGCTGGAGTAAAGACAGGATCGACAGTTTATGTTGCGGGTGCAGGTCCGGTAGGTCTAGCTGCTGCTCATTCAGCGCAATTACTTGGAGCTTCTGTTGTAATTGTTGGCGATTTGATTGAGGAAAGATTAGCACAAGCTCGCAGTTTTGGGTGTGAAACGATTAACCTTCGCGATCATATAAATATCGGTGAGCAAATGGAGCAAATCATTGGTATCCCAGAGGTGGATTGCGCCATTGATGCAGTTGGATTTGAAGCAAGTGGTCACGGTGAAGGAGCAAGTGAAGCTCCAGCAACAGTATTGAATACGATCATGGCTATCACCCGAGCTGGCGGGAAATTGGGTATTCCAGGATTATATGTTACGGGGGACCCAGGGGGGATTGATCAGGATGCCAAAGAAGGTACGTTGAAAATTCGCTTCGGCCTTGGATTTGCGAAAGCACATACTTTTGTTACTGGGCAAACCCCTGTGATGAAATATCATCATGATTTGATGATGGCGATTTTAAGTGGCAAGGCACAAATTGCAAAAGCGGTAAACGCTACTTTAATATCACTGGATGAAGCACCAGCAGGATACGAGGCATTTGATGGGGGTGCTTCTAAGAAATTTGTCATTGACCCGCATGGAATGGCAAAAGCATAG
- a CDS encoding LolA family protein, protein MSFGCTPESTNYSSRDIVSQALAAEEGNLSFYGESTTVTKENDTEVERYVIKEWRSKTGKIRAEMQDANGEQTSITVNDGKSLISYQPKQNQAVVMDDPEMLALNQFSPMDQVSVILEQISETHDLTNGKEEKIAGRKTQHIIAEPQKNNQLLGRQELWIDKENWIVLKMKSILGSQTVEAEYDQIDFDADISDNKFSLKLPEDVEIKNMDELASNREVSLAEAREQMGDSFLYVPEDDEWKRSNVELIEMTGELARTEVSMDYTKNDVPIFNLSVFPTPDDDEEIDQFLTSNEKAITIRGMKGTYTNDDTYRELLWDEKGFRYSLLMMDVTFDLEQATQLAEKMEYLP, encoded by the coding sequence ATGAGTTTTGGCTGTACACCCGAATCAACGAACTATTCATCAAGGGACATCGTTAGTCAAGCATTAGCGGCAGAAGAAGGTAATTTATCATTTTACGGAGAGTCCACAACAGTTACAAAGGAAAATGACACAGAAGTTGAACGATATGTAATAAAAGAATGGCGAAGTAAGACGGGCAAAATTCGTGCGGAAATGCAAGATGCCAATGGAGAACAAACATCTATAACTGTGAATGATGGTAAATCTCTAATCAGTTATCAACCTAAGCAAAATCAGGCGGTCGTAATGGATGACCCAGAAATGCTTGCACTAAATCAATTTTCACCTATGGATCAAGTGAGCGTTATTTTAGAACAAATATCTGAAACACATGATCTAACAAACGGAAAAGAAGAGAAGATAGCTGGTCGAAAAACACAGCATATCATAGCGGAGCCGCAAAAAAACAATCAACTGTTAGGAAGGCAAGAATTGTGGATTGATAAAGAGAATTGGATTGTTTTAAAAATGAAATCCATTTTAGGAAGTCAAACGGTAGAAGCAGAATATGACCAAATTGATTTTGATGCCGATATTTCTGATAATAAGTTTTCGCTAAAATTACCAGAAGATGTGGAAATCAAAAATATGGATGAACTTGCTTCAAATCGCGAAGTTTCCTTAGCAGAAGCACGTGAACAAATGGGAGATTCATTCTTGTATGTACCAGAAGACGACGAGTGGAAACGAAGCAATGTCGAGCTTATAGAAATGACTGGCGAACTAGCACGTACAGAAGTAAGTATGGATTATACGAAGAATGATGTGCCAATCTTCAACCTGTCTGTGTTTCCAACCCCAGATGATGACGAAGAGATCGATCAATTTTTAACATCGAATGAAAAGGCAATAACGATTCGAGGTATGAAAGGAACGTATACAAATGATGACACGTATCGAGAGTTACTATGGGATGAAAAGGGATTTCGCTATTCATTATTAATGATGGATGTAACTTTTGATTTAGAACAAGCAACGCAATTAGCGGAAAAAATGGAATATCTTCCATAG
- a CDS encoding CPBP family intramembrane glutamic endopeptidase, whose amino-acid sequence MKRLISTILKTVIFFISWAILISFTPDIPTKNSALLRLWWEFTPFIAVLLFSVIFVLVIEKGKIKIPVASRFFKNFLIGVAIGFLWLGSVVAVLLLTKTMNIQGQNSINYIWIWIFAALLNAVMQELLVRGYLYQLWKRKYNFVVATVLTTILFTAMHGGAFEAGIIPVLNVVSMSIFVTLLLEYTGTIVAPIIAHFIWNVIGGIILGGVSLASDYPNLLTSNFHGNLLLSGGIYKMEGSMIVLVVHLILITYLFILNKRMSS is encoded by the coding sequence GTGAAAAGATTAATAAGTACTATTTTAAAAACAGTCATCTTTTTTATTAGCTGGGCAATTTTAATTTCTTTTACTCCCGATATACCAACAAAAAATTCGGCGTTATTACGACTTTGGTGGGAGTTTACTCCATTTATTGCGGTGCTTTTATTTTCTGTTATTTTTGTTTTAGTAATAGAAAAGGGCAAAATAAAGATTCCCGTAGCATCAAGGTTCTTTAAAAATTTTCTAATAGGTGTTGCAATAGGTTTCTTATGGTTAGGTAGCGTGGTAGCTGTTCTTTTACTTACAAAAACAATGAATATACAAGGACAAAACAGTATTAATTACATATGGATTTGGATTTTTGCCGCACTCTTGAATGCTGTAATGCAGGAATTGTTAGTGAGAGGATATTTATACCAATTATGGAAGCGAAAATATAATTTTGTTGTGGCGACAGTTTTAACTACAATTTTATTTACTGCGATGCACGGTGGCGCATTTGAAGCAGGTATTATTCCCGTGTTGAATGTTGTTTCAATGAGTATATTTGTAACATTACTGTTAGAATATACAGGTACAATAGTTGCTCCAATCATTGCTCATTTCATTTGGAATGTAATTGGAGGGATTATCCTTGGAGGCGTTTCATTGGCAAGTGATTATCCAAATCTCTTAACCAGTAATTTCCACGGTAATCTATTACTATCAGGTGGCATTTATAAAATGGAAGGTAGTATGATAGTTTTAGTTGTTCATTTAATCCTGATTACATACTTGTTCATATTAAATAAAAGAATGTCTAGCTAA
- a CDS encoding DUF2200 domain-containing protein gives MTKHKIYTMSVASVYPHYVTKAEKKGRTKTEVDEIIRWLTGYSQEELEAQLEKQTDFETFFAEAPQMNPSRVLIKGVICGVRVEDIQEPTMQEIRYLDKLIDELAKGKSMEKILRQ, from the coding sequence ATGACAAAACATAAGATCTATACAATGAGTGTCGCAAGTGTCTATCCCCATTATGTTACGAAGGCGGAGAAAAAAGGACGTACGAAAACGGAAGTCGATGAAATTATTCGTTGGTTAACAGGGTATAGCCAAGAAGAGTTAGAAGCGCAACTGGAAAAACAGACAGACTTTGAGACTTTCTTTGCGGAAGCTCCCCAAATGAATCCTTCACGGGTCCTAATCAAAGGTGTAATTTGTGGAGTCCGAGTGGAAGACATCCAAGAGCCAACGATGCAGGAAATACGGTATTTGGATAAACTTATCGATGAATTAGCAAAGGGAAAATCGATGGAAAAGATTTTGCGCCAATAA
- a CDS encoding M56 family metallopeptidase — MQITIVIVSIITLIVTFIAYLLPKKLSAGLLLITGSSLIVYLLMSHDFIDAWTPISMMLVTFFSFSSVFDRDKRSKRQQLKQKIAAVNYEIVELNRESKRIIMDIILTGVIGGISLLCLLFVPDSYLTIKYLLVLYLLMMMPQFLNRLADYFFTTVYMLPEQQVIFIISLFEARELPMDELSSIRKESEPDVLRLHPGFTFLAEQKDYTFAFSTVLRLSFPGETICLTPTDSERWFEHWQNFMKRDQAKIEKPILPIWHISNIKRLLWKGYFAIAVKGIAAYTGLLIILTWLHAPWYAIIIVVFLWWLFNMYIADRMLINASDAKKVTAGEIYDIAQEIFLKAGIIGTRLYVIDSSVYNGLATGMHIGKGTIMLTTATTKLSKRTVEAILAHEAIHIKKRDVMINQIGRMAMMAVLGLGIYLFFDELKFLTDHLILFIVIIYIIMLSFPISLSVIAQWTEIRADYLGAKLLGEGSMQMADGLKELALAQDKATEQGLKYSTLDEKSLHRSTVERGNWFVRFLEFQFFPHPPLYWRIQQLRKEQDWSRTKKSWLAARFKESLRDFLRYKSNGL, encoded by the coding sequence ATGCAGATAACTATTGTAATTGTCAGTATCATTACGCTCATTGTAACATTCATCGCTTATTTACTTCCGAAGAAATTAAGTGCGGGATTACTTCTTATTACAGGTAGTAGTCTGATCGTGTATCTGTTAATGAGTCATGATTTTATCGATGCATGGACACCAATTAGTATGATGTTAGTCACTTTTTTTAGCTTCAGCTCTGTTTTTGACCGAGACAAGCGCTCGAAAAGGCAGCAATTAAAACAGAAAATCGCTGCCGTAAACTATGAGATAGTCGAGCTGAATAGAGAATCGAAGCGGATTATAATGGATATTATCTTAACAGGGGTAATAGGAGGAATTTCGCTGCTATGCCTTCTATTTGTTCCAGATTCATACCTCACGATTAAATACTTGCTTGTTTTATATCTATTAATGATGATGCCGCAATTTTTAAATCGTTTAGCCGATTATTTTTTTACAACGGTGTATATGTTGCCGGAGCAACAGGTGATTTTCATTATCTCTTTATTTGAAGCAAGAGAATTACCAATGGATGAATTATCTAGTATTCGTAAAGAATCTGAACCAGATGTGTTAAGGCTCCATCCAGGATTTACTTTTTTGGCTGAGCAGAAAGATTATACGTTTGCGTTTTCGACTGTATTGCGTTTGTCTTTTCCTGGTGAAACTATTTGTCTTACCCCTACAGACTCAGAACGATGGTTTGAGCACTGGCAAAATTTTATGAAACGGGATCAAGCAAAAATAGAAAAGCCAATCCTCCCAATCTGGCATATAAGCAATATAAAACGACTGTTATGGAAAGGTTATTTTGCAATAGCGGTAAAAGGAATTGCCGCATATACTGGGTTGTTAATTATTTTGACTTGGCTTCATGCACCTTGGTATGCCATCATCATAGTTGTTTTTTTGTGGTGGCTGTTTAATATGTATATTGCGGACCGAATGCTAATTAACGCCTCCGACGCGAAAAAAGTAACGGCAGGAGAGATCTATGATATTGCCCAGGAAATTTTTTTGAAAGCTGGAATAATAGGTACTAGATTGTATGTCATTGATTCCTCAGTATACAACGGCTTGGCAACAGGGATGCATATTGGAAAAGGAACAATCATGCTGACGACTGCTACAACGAAATTATCTAAGCGTACAGTGGAGGCTATTTTAGCACATGAAGCGATACATATTAAAAAACGTGATGTTATGATAAATCAAATTGGACGTATGGCTATGATGGCTGTTCTTGGGCTTGGTATTTATTTGTTTTTTGATGAGCTCAAGTTCTTAACGGATCATCTAATCTTGTTTATCGTAATCATTTATATCATTATGCTATCTTTCCCAATCAGTTTATCTGTCATTGCCCAATGGACTGAAATAAGAGCTGATTATTTAGGGGCAAAACTACTGGGAGAGGGAAGTATGCAAATGGCAGATGGATTAAAAGAGCTAGCACTTGCTCAAGATAAAGCAACTGAGCAGGGGTTAAAATATAGCACTCTTGATGAGAAATCACTTCACAGATCAACGGTTGAAAGAGGAAACTGGTTTGTTCGATTTTTGGAGTTTCAATTCTTTCCACACCCGCCATTATATTGGCGAATACAACAGCTACGTAAAGAACAAGATTGGAGTAGAACAAAGAAATCATGGTTAGCTGCACGTTTTAAAGAATCGCTACGGGATTTCTTGCGCTACAAATCAAATGGGCTTTGA